The stretch of DNA CCAGTTTCCATGACAACTCCAAAGGAACCCAAACTGGGGGCTTGAATGCCGGGGTTAGAGGAGGCGAGACATAGTCCAAAAGCGGAGAGAGACCAAGTGGGGGTATCTCTGAAGGGTTCCCCCTCCCTCGCCTCGGTCCCTTTAAGCTCCCCCCTCTCAGCTTTCCCTCCGCCCCCCGCCGCCACAGTCTTCATCTCTCCATCTCTGCGCTGCTGCCGGCTGCGCAATCTGCGCACCCAGACTCCGGTGCTAGCCAGGGACCCCGACTCCGGACTCCGGCTGCACGGATCTTGTCCCAGGGAGAGCGAAGCATGTCGTCCGAAAAGTCAggtagaaaacaacaacaaagcccctCGCCCTCTCCACTGCCTCCTGACTACCCCCCCCCCTTACCCCTCCCTAGCGGGTGGTTCTGTTTCATTCCCCTTCTATCCAGCTCTCCACATCCCTCCCCCCAAGCCCCTTCCTCTTTCTAtatccttcccttctcttcctttcctctggCCAGTCTCAGGCTCGGTCCCTTGCCAACAACATGGGTGGGGGGCAGGTTAAGAGGGTGAGGGAAGTACAAGACTGGCTTAGCATCAGCCAGGTACTGCATGGATAGCATCATTGGGAGTGACAGATGGACAGATAACGCTGGCTCGCATGGAGACatccggggggggggggaatatggAGAGATGATCAGATGGGGATTGCCTGGGGAGTAAAACCCAGAGGACCCTTCTTAATCTGCCCTAAAAGAGGTTGGGAGAGTCCAAGAGAGACTAGGGGACCCCCTCCCCACGGAAGGAATGGCAGAGTGGAACATGTTATCCTACATGTGTTTATACAACTGTTGGACTGAGCACATGTTCACACAAGTGTTGCATGTCTACACATGTGCATATGCAGGACTAGCTCAGACAGGCAAACCCAAAGCAGCCATAAGCCAAGAGGGATAGGAGCTTGGGTCTGCAGGTTAAAGCTGTGTGCCCATTGCTGAAGCAGTGAGAGGAGTAGAAGAGAGCTATGACCTCAAAACTAGATTAAAGGAGGGGGGACGGGCTGTTGGCCTAGATACCACCCCTCTCCTGCCCCAAGAATGAGAGATGGCTTCTCACTcatctcctctctgtctctcccattATCTTTCTCCATCCCTGACCGTCTGtgtctccccctctccctcaTCTCATCTGTCTATCTTCTCTCTCCCCATGCTGGCTCCTCTGCTTACCgcccccaggcctccctgactcAGTCCCTCACACCTCTCCACCACCCTACAATGCCCCCCAGCCCCCCGCGGAAcctcctgccccgcccccacagACAGCCCCTTCCtcgcaccatcaccaccaccaccactaccaccagtCCGGCACGGCCACCCTCCCGCGCTTAGGGGCAGGGGGCCTGGCTTCTGGGGCCGCCGCTCAGCGCGGTCCCTCGTCCTCCGCCACCTTGCCAAGGCCCCCACACCATGCCCCTCCTGGCCCGGCCGCTGGGGCGCCCCCACCCGGCTGCGCTACCTTGCCCCGCATGCCACCCGACCCTTACCTGCAGGAGACTCGCTTCGAGGGCCCACTGCCCCcaccgccgcccgccgccgccgccccgcccccgccggcgcCCTCTCATACTGCCCAGGCCCCGGGCTTCGTGGTGCCCACGCACACGGGAGCGGTAGGCACGCTGCCGCTGGGGGGCTACGTAGCCCCGGGTTACCCTTTACAGCTGCAGCCTTGCACTGCCTACGTGCCGGTCTACCCGGTGGGCACGGTGAGTACTGGGCTGACGGGACTGGAagcagggggctgggggaaggatggAACAGGACATGGAATTGGAGGCACACTGGGAACTGGTGGGAAAGAGGAACAGAACCAGGGCACCAGGCGGCGATCTGGGGGCAAGGGAGAGGAGAGACGAGAAAGATCTGGGAATGGGGTGGGTGGTCTGTTGGAGTCAAAGATCAAGATCTGGCAGGGGAAACAGCCTTGAAGTCCAGAGGAGGTTTAAAAGAGGGAAACAACCTTCTTTCTCTGCCAGAAGTGGAAAGCTGGTGGGCTTAGAGAGGGTAAGAGTGATAGACATCCCCTCCCCACAACCTTCTTTCCTTCCACAGCCCTATGCAGGTGCGACCCCGGGGGGAACAGGAGTAACCTCCACGCTCCCCCCGCCaccccagggcccagggctggCCCTGCTGGAGCCAAGGCGCCCGCCCCACGACTACATGCCCATCGCGGTGCTGACCACCATCTGCTGCTTCTGGCCTACAGGCATCATTGCCATCTTCAAGGCAGTGCAGGTGtgtggggggtgagggtgggggaggggacggaggcggaggatggagaggaggacTCAAGAGGTTCTTCTTATTCCCAGGGAGTGCTGGACGTTTGCGGAAGCATCTTAGAGGGAGGCTGAGGCGTGCAGCCAAGGTATCGGCTCTCTGattttctcttcctccccctccGCAGGTGCGCACGGCCTTGGCCCGCGGAGACATGGTGTCAGCTGAGATCGCTTCACGCGAGGCCCGGAACTTCTCCTTTATCTCCCTGGCGGTGGGCATTGCAGCCATGGTGCTCTGTACCATCCTAACCGTAGTCATCATCATTGCAGCGCAGCACCACGAGAACTACTGGGATCCGTAAGGACGTCCACGGCCCGGCCCCCACCCTGTGCCCCTCGACGTCCCAAGCACGTTTTGCCGTCAAGCCGGGGATCCACAGTGGGCGCCCCGCACACCCGCTTCTGGGGCTACTGGACTTGGTTACATCCTAAACTAGGCCTCCACGGAAACTCTCGCCTCGCGAGCACGCTCGGAATCCAGTTCC from Muntiacus reevesi chromosome 20, mMunRee1.1, whole genome shotgun sequence encodes:
- the PRRT1 gene encoding proline-rich transmembrane protein 1 → MSSEKSGLPDSVPHTSPPPYNAPQPPAEPPAPPPQTAPSSHHHHHHHYHQSGTATLPRLGAGGLASGAAAQRGPSSSATLPRPPHHAPPGPAAGAPPPGCATLPRMPPDPYLQETRFEGPLPPPPPAAAAPPPPAPSHTAQAPGFVVPTHTGAVGTLPLGGYVAPGYPLQLQPCTAYVPVYPVGTPYAGATPGGTGVTSTLPPPPQGPGLALLEPRRPPHDYMPIAVLTTICCFWPTGIIAIFKAVQVRTALARGDMVSAEIASREARNFSFISLAVGIAAMVLCTILTVVIIIAAQHHENYWDP